In a single window of the Streptomyces sp. NBC_00353 genome:
- a CDS encoding YlbL family protein, with translation MPRRTATMLASTLILIALLCAGVLIPVPYSEMSPGPTVNTLGKVDGEPVLQISGHPTYKTSGNLNMTTVRVTGADYNMNLVEAVYGWLAHDGVVVPHDTLYPGGQTEEQSTQENAEEFSQSQESAKVAALTELGIPVTSRVVVSTVIKDSPAQGKLHAGDVIKAVDGTAVKQPEDVAKLVTKHKPGENVTFTVIPAKTAAAAEKAGKQPEGTEKITIKTKKAPKENRAIVGIQAGTDHTFPFEIDIKLADVGGPSAGLMFSLGIVDKLTPGQLTGGKFIAGTGTIDDQGKVGPIGGINMKLVGARDAGARYFLTPGDNCKAAASDTPSGLTLVKVKTIDDAKKSLEKIRVGDTAGLPSCSAG, from the coding sequence ATGCCACGCCGCACCGCGACGATGCTCGCCTCCACGCTGATCCTCATCGCGCTGCTCTGCGCAGGCGTGCTGATCCCAGTGCCGTATTCGGAGATGTCTCCCGGGCCGACCGTGAACACGCTCGGCAAGGTCGACGGCGAGCCGGTCCTGCAGATCTCCGGGCATCCGACGTACAAGACGTCCGGCAATCTCAACATGACGACGGTCAGGGTCACCGGCGCCGACTACAACATGAACCTCGTCGAGGCCGTCTACGGCTGGCTGGCCCACGACGGCGTGGTCGTTCCGCACGACACGCTGTACCCGGGTGGCCAGACCGAGGAGCAGTCGACGCAGGAGAACGCCGAGGAGTTCAGCCAGTCCCAGGAGAGCGCCAAGGTCGCCGCCCTGACCGAACTGGGCATCCCGGTGACGTCGCGCGTCGTGGTCTCCACGGTGATCAAGGACAGCCCCGCGCAGGGCAAGCTGCACGCCGGTGATGTGATCAAGGCGGTCGACGGTACGGCGGTCAAGCAGCCCGAGGACGTCGCGAAGCTCGTCACCAAGCACAAGCCGGGGGAGAACGTCACCTTCACGGTGATCCCGGCCAAGACGGCGGCAGCGGCCGAGAAGGCCGGCAAGCAGCCCGAGGGCACCGAGAAGATCACCATCAAGACGAAGAAGGCACCCAAGGAGAACCGGGCGATCGTCGGAATCCAGGCCGGGACGGACCACACGTTCCCGTTCGAGATCGACATCAAGCTCGCCGATGTCGGCGGCCCGAGCGCGGGCCTGATGTTCTCCCTCGGCATCGTCGACAAGCTCACGCCCGGTCAGCTGACCGGCGGCAAGTTCATCGCGGGCACCGGCACCATCGACGACCAGGGCAAGGTCGGCCCGATCGGCGGCATCAACATGAAGCTGGTCGGCGCGCGCGACGCGGGCGCCAGGTACTTCCTGACGCCGGGCGACAACTGCAAGGCCGCCGCCTCCGACACCCCCAGCGGGCTCACCCTGGTCAAGGTGAAGACGATCGACGACGCGAAGAAGTCGCTGGAGAAGATCCGCGTGGGCGACACGGCCGGCCTGCCGAGCTGCTCGGCAGGCTGA
- a CDS encoding NUDIX hydrolase, whose protein sequence is MSLYDDAVLVLKKYESSADPDQEQLRQVYLDHLSRHPDGMWKACGAGHLTASALVVDPERGRVLLTLHRKLQMWLQMGGHCEPEDGTLAAAALREATEESGISGLTLLSGGPVVLDRHAIPAPCHWHLDVQYAALAPSGATAQISDESLDLHWFPYDEVAEVADASVVRLVARTRAALENGRQL, encoded by the coding sequence GTGAGCCTGTACGACGACGCAGTCCTCGTACTGAAGAAGTACGAGTCATCGGCCGACCCGGACCAGGAGCAGCTGCGCCAGGTCTATCTGGACCATCTGTCGCGGCACCCGGACGGCATGTGGAAGGCCTGCGGGGCCGGGCATCTGACGGCCAGCGCGCTGGTCGTCGATCCGGAGCGCGGCCGGGTTCTGCTGACGCTGCACCGGAAGCTGCAGATGTGGCTGCAGATGGGCGGGCACTGCGAGCCCGAGGACGGGACGCTGGCTGCCGCGGCGCTGCGTGAAGCCACCGAGGAGTCCGGCATCAGCGGTCTGACCCTGCTGTCGGGCGGCCCGGTGGTGCTGGACCGGCATGCGATCCCGGCACCCTGTCACTGGCATCTCGATGTGCAGTACGCGGCACTGGCTCCGTCGGGCGCCACGGCGCAGATCAGCGACGAGTCGCTGGATCTGCACTGGTTCCCGTACGACGAGGTGGCCGAGGTGGCCGACGCCTCGGTCGTACGCCTGGTCGCGCGCACACGCGCGGCCCTGGAGAACGGCCGGCAGCTGTAA
- a CDS encoding UPF0182 family membrane protein yields the protein MPDRGGGPTGPRIRVGRPSRRARTLLMTLGVLAILAMVFVMFAGFWTDWLWYRSVAYSSVFATTLWTKIGLFLVFGLLMAIAVGVNIWLAHRLRPPLSAMSMEQQSLDRYRMSVAPYKRWVLLAITALVGLIAGASASGQWRTWLMYVNGVSFGQKDPQFHLDVSFYAFDLPWYRFLLGFGFAATVLSLIAAALTHYLYGGLRITSPGARATGAATGHLSVLLGVFVSLKAVAYWLDRYGLAVKSSDFKATDNWTGLRYVDANAYLPAKTILFCIAAICAVLFFATLWRRTWQLPVIGFGLMVLSAILIGGLYPAIVQKFQVQPNEQAKEAPFIRKNIEATRDAYDIDDAQVDDYTGKSTTTDDAKLRASADEAASYRVMDPNVVSPAFQQLQQKRNYYQFPKTLDVDRYKDAAGKDQDTVIGLRELNLEGIPKRNWINDHFTYTHGYGAIAARGTTTGTNPKGSPDFTESGLPTTGQLGSYEQQIYYGEKTEQYSIVGGPQKELDYEEDGEKTTSYEGNSGVSLGSAFNRAAYAVSFSEPQILYSGAIGNGSRILYNRTPKERVEAVAPWLTIDGDAYPAVVNHRIQWVVDAYTTTNGYPYASRTTLGDTTADSLTTNQRAVVAQQNQVNYIRNSVKATVDAYDGKVRLYEWDTKDPVLKTWRKAFPGTVEPRADIPKDLMDHLRYPQDLFKVQRELLTRYHVTNPAQFYSGSDAWQVPDDPTNKESGAVPPYYLSIKMPDQTAQKFSLTTTFTPKGRPDLGAFMAVDADAASKDYGTIRLLRVTTTVKGPGQVQSELNGNDDVAEFVRNLKGTDSDIEYGNLLTVPLDGGFLYVEPVYTRGGTQNYPLLRKVAASYGSKTVFENSLGEALNAVFGVEETGTSQPPAETTRPPGTKPPATGDAALKQAIADAQKAYTEGEAALKKQDWTAYGKAQADLEDALRRAAAAQPKTEKRS from the coding sequence ATGCCGGACCGCGGCGGGGGCCCGACCGGGCCACGGATCAGAGTCGGCCGCCCGTCCCGGCGCGCCCGTACCCTGCTCATGACACTGGGCGTCCTGGCGATTCTCGCCATGGTGTTCGTCATGTTCGCCGGGTTCTGGACGGACTGGCTCTGGTACCGGTCGGTCGCGTATTCGTCCGTCTTCGCCACCACCCTGTGGACCAAGATCGGGCTGTTCCTCGTCTTCGGACTGCTGATGGCGATCGCCGTCGGCGTGAACATCTGGCTCGCGCACCGGCTCCGGCCGCCGCTGAGCGCGATGTCGATGGAGCAGCAGAGCCTGGACCGCTACCGGATGAGTGTGGCCCCGTACAAGAGGTGGGTGCTGCTCGCGATCACCGCGCTCGTCGGGCTGATCGCCGGAGCGTCCGCCTCGGGCCAGTGGCGTACGTGGCTGATGTACGTGAACGGCGTGTCGTTCGGGCAGAAGGACCCCCAGTTCCACCTGGACGTGTCCTTCTACGCCTTCGACCTGCCGTGGTACCGCTTCCTGCTGGGCTTCGGCTTCGCGGCCACGGTGCTCTCGCTGATCGCCGCCGCCCTGACCCACTACCTGTACGGCGGGCTCCGCATCACCAGCCCCGGCGCGCGGGCGACCGGCGCGGCCACCGGCCACCTGTCGGTGCTGCTCGGCGTCTTCGTCTCGCTGAAGGCCGTGGCCTACTGGCTCGACCGGTACGGCCTCGCCGTGAAGTCCAGTGACTTCAAGGCGACGGACAACTGGACGGGCCTGCGCTACGTCGATGCCAACGCCTACCTGCCGGCGAAGACGATCCTGTTCTGCATCGCCGCGATCTGCGCCGTGCTGTTCTTCGCGACGCTGTGGCGCCGCACCTGGCAGCTCCCGGTGATCGGTTTCGGCCTGATGGTGCTCTCCGCGATCCTGATCGGCGGGCTGTACCCGGCGATCGTGCAGAAGTTCCAGGTCCAGCCGAACGAGCAGGCCAAGGAAGCCCCGTTCATCCGGAAGAACATCGAGGCGACGCGTGACGCGTACGACATCGATGACGCCCAGGTGGACGACTACACGGGCAAGAGCACCACGACCGACGACGCGAAGCTCCGTGCCAGTGCGGACGAAGCGGCGAGCTACCGGGTGATGGACCCCAACGTCGTCTCCCCGGCCTTCCAGCAGCTCCAGCAGAAGAGGAACTACTACCAGTTCCCCAAGACGCTGGACGTCGACCGCTACAAGGACGCCGCCGGCAAGGACCAGGACACGGTCATCGGTCTGCGCGAGCTCAATCTGGAGGGCATCCCCAAGCGCAACTGGATCAACGACCACTTCACGTACACCCACGGCTACGGCGCCATCGCCGCCCGGGGCACCACGACGGGCACGAACCCGAAGGGCTCCCCGGACTTCACCGAGTCCGGTCTGCCGACCACCGGCCAGCTCGGCTCGTACGAGCAGCAGATCTACTACGGCGAGAAGACCGAGCAGTACTCCATCGTCGGCGGGCCCCAGAAGGAGCTCGACTACGAGGAGGACGGCGAGAAGACCACCAGCTACGAGGGCAACAGCGGGGTCAGTCTCGGCAGCGCCTTCAACCGCGCCGCGTACGCGGTGTCGTTCAGTGAGCCGCAGATCCTCTACTCGGGGGCCATCGGCAACGGCTCGCGGATTCTCTACAACCGCACGCCCAAGGAGCGAGTCGAAGCGGTCGCCCCATGGCTGACCATCGACGGCGACGCCTATCCGGCCGTGGTGAACCACCGCATCCAGTGGGTCGTCGACGCGTACACCACCACCAACGGGTACCCGTACGCCTCGCGTACGACGCTCGGTGACACCACGGCCGACTCGCTCACCACCAACCAGCGTGCGGTCGTCGCCCAGCAGAACCAGGTCAACTACATCCGCAACTCGGTGAAGGCCACCGTCGACGCGTACGACGGCAAGGTCAGGCTGTACGAGTGGGACACCAAGGACCCGGTCCTCAAGACCTGGCGCAAGGCGTTCCCGGGGACGGTGGAGCCGCGGGCCGACATCCCCAAGGACCTGATGGACCACCTGCGGTACCCGCAGGACCTGTTCAAGGTGCAGCGCGAGCTGCTCACCCGCTACCACGTCACCAACCCCGCACAGTTCTACAGCGGCAGTGACGCGTGGCAGGTCCCGGACGACCCGACCAACAAGGAGTCCGGCGCCGTCCCGCCGTACTACCTGAGCATAAAGATGCCCGACCAGACGGCCCAGAAGTTCTCGCTGACCACCACCTTCACTCCGAAGGGGCGGCCCGACCTCGGGGCGTTCATGGCGGTGGACGCGGATGCGGCCAGCAAGGACTACGGCACGATAAGGCTGTTGAGAGTCACCACGACGGTGAAGGGACCCGGCCAGGTACAGAGCGAGCTCAACGGCAACGACGATGTCGCCGAGTTCGTGAGGAACCTCAAGGGCACCGATTCCGACATCGAGTACGGCAACCTGCTGACCGTGCCGCTCGACGGCGGCTTCCTGTACGTCGAGCCGGTGTACACGCGCGGTGGCACGCAGAACTATCCGCTGCTGCGCAAGGTCGCCGCCTCGTACGGTTCGAAGACCGTCTTCGAGAACAGCCTCGGGGAGGCACTCAACGCGGTCTTCGGAGTGGAGGAAACCGGCACCAGCCAGCCGCCGGCGGAGACCACCCGGCCACCGGGCACGAAGCCACCGGCCACCGGTGACGCCGCACTGAAGCAGGCGATCGCGGATGCGCAGAAGGCCTACACCGAAGGCGAGGCAGCCCTGAAGAAGCAGGACTGGACCGCCTACGGCAAGGCCCAGGCGGATCTGGAGGACGCGCTGCGGCGTGCGGCTGCGGCCCAGCCCAAGACGGAGAAGCGCAGCTGA
- a CDS encoding PPA1309 family protein: MLSMSNVSPSGPPMAASPLTVAVLEIDEYASGLGWDQPARLFALVDTAKLRVQEPGLAAQLGLDSSDSTTAALTPIEQEELPPGKALDEFLATIAWPDAVAGCAMTVERLMLPPSAESSVPEGLSDAQLTKWVAKHPDRQEVRMTVAVLRNGARESAVRLREKDSPTEVLTGAGLVPGLAEALAATFES; this comes from the coding sequence ATGTTGAGCATGTCCAACGTTTCCCCCTCAGGCCCCCCGATGGCCGCGAGCCCCCTCACTGTCGCCGTGCTCGAGATCGACGAGTACGCCTCCGGCCTCGGCTGGGACCAGCCGGCCCGGCTCTTCGCGCTCGTCGACACCGCCAAGCTGCGGGTCCAGGAGCCCGGCCTCGCCGCCCAGCTCGGTCTCGACAGCTCCGATTCGACCACCGCCGCACTCACCCCCATCGAGCAGGAGGAGCTTCCCCCCGGAAAGGCGCTGGACGAGTTCCTCGCCACGATCGCCTGGCCCGACGCGGTCGCCGGCTGCGCCATGACGGTGGAGCGCCTGATGCTGCCGCCGTCCGCCGAGTCCTCCGTACCGGAGGGGCTCAGTGACGCCCAGCTGACCAAGTGGGTCGCCAAGCACCCCGACCGGCAGGAGGTGCGGATGACCGTGGCCGTCCTGCGCAACGGTGCGCGGGAGTCGGCCGTACGGCTCCGGGAGAAGGACTCCCCGACCGAGGTGCTGACCGGCGCCGGCCTGGTGCCGGGGCTGGCCGAGGCGCTGGCCGCCACGTTCGAGTCCTGA
- a CDS encoding molybdenum cofactor biosynthesis protein MoaE, with the protein MAPTHDHPGEQAAQDPIRLLEIRDTPLSVDEIFRAAGDDAAGGTALFVGTVRNHDGGQDVGGLGYSCHPSAQDEMRRVAEKVVAEFPVRALAAVHRVGELEVGDLAVVVAVSCPHRAEAFAACRKLIDDLKHEVPIWKHQRFSDGTEEWVGAC; encoded by the coding sequence ATGGCACCCACCCATGACCACCCCGGTGAGCAGGCGGCGCAGGACCCGATCCGGCTGCTGGAGATCCGGGACACGCCGCTGTCCGTCGACGAGATCTTCCGCGCCGCCGGGGACGACGCCGCTGGAGGCACGGCGCTCTTCGTCGGCACGGTGCGCAATCACGACGGCGGCCAGGACGTCGGCGGGCTCGGCTACTCCTGCCATCCGTCGGCGCAGGACGAGATGCGCCGGGTGGCCGAGAAGGTCGTCGCCGAGTTCCCGGTCCGGGCACTGGCAGCTGTCCATCGTGTGGGTGAGCTGGAGGTCGGGGACCTGGCTGTGGTCGTCGCCGTCTCCTGCCCGCACCGTGCGGAGGCATTCGCGGCGTGTCGCAAGCTCATCGACGACCTCAAGCACGAGGTTCCGATCTGGAAGCACCAGCGGTTCTCCGACGGTACGGAGGAGTGGGTGGGCGCCTGCTGA
- a CDS encoding AIM24 family protein, whose product MQSPLFSYTEQQSQERYTVQNPQLLRVSLTGRDDVLARKGAMVAYQGLMEFDGEYQSHGQRRARATTGEGLDLMRCSGQGTVYLANLAQYVHVVDVDHDGMTVDSAYVLALDSSLHTEVIAVDSQYGISGTGKYQLNISGTGKVALMTSGQPLMMQVTPDKYVNVDADAIIAWSSSLRVQMQAQTHSSGVWRRRGNTGEGWELSFLGQGFALVQPSEVLPPQSAQIGQGLRAQYGMGQQGAHGQNQNNAWN is encoded by the coding sequence ATGCAGAGTCCGCTTTTCAGCTACACGGAACAGCAGTCCCAGGAGCGGTACACCGTGCAGAACCCGCAGCTCCTGCGGGTCTCGCTGACCGGTCGCGACGACGTCCTCGCCCGCAAGGGCGCCATGGTCGCCTACCAGGGGCTGATGGAGTTCGACGGCGAGTACCAGTCGCACGGGCAGCGCCGCGCCCGCGCGACCACCGGTGAGGGCCTCGACCTGATGCGCTGCTCCGGGCAGGGCACCGTCTACCTCGCCAACCTGGCGCAGTACGTCCACGTCGTGGACGTCGACCACGACGGCATGACGGTGGACAGCGCCTACGTCCTGGCGCTCGACTCGTCGCTGCACACCGAGGTCATCGCCGTGGACAGCCAGTACGGCATCTCGGGCACCGGCAAGTACCAGCTCAACATCTCCGGCACCGGCAAGGTCGCCCTGATGACCTCGGGCCAGCCGCTGATGATGCAGGTCACACCCGACAAGTACGTCAATGTCGACGCCGATGCGATCATCGCCTGGTCCAGCTCGCTGCGGGTGCAGATGCAGGCCCAGACGCACTCCTCCGGGGTCTGGCGGCGGCGCGGCAACACCGGCGAGGGCTGGGAGCTGAGCTTCCTCGGACAGGGCTTCGCCCTGGTCCAGCCCAGCGAGGTGCTGCCCCCGCAGAGCGCCCAGATCGGACAGGGCCTGCGCGCCCAGTACGGCATGGGCCAGCAGGGAGCGCACGGCCAGAACCAGAACAACGCCTGGAACTGA
- a CDS encoding zinc-dependent metalloprotease codes for MSDTPFGFGLPPEEPEDGDEGKKKDPAGGGQGSGGPANPFGFGPGAGGDNPFAAMFGTMNPNDLGAAFQQLGQMLSYEGGPVNWDMAKQIARQTVAQGTPDGTKDASVGPSERAAVDEALRLADLWLDGVTSLPSGSVSTVAWSRAEWVEASLPAWQKLVDPVAERVGLAMGDVLPEEMQAMAGPLIGMMRSMGGAMFGQQIGQAVGVLAGEVVGSTDIGLPLGPAGKAALLPLNVERFGKDLSVPQDEVRLYLALREAAHQRLFAHVPWLRSHLFGAVEGYARGIKVDTSKLEDVVGQFDPSQPEQLQDALQQGMFQPEDTPEQKAALARLETALALVEGWVDAVVHEAAKARLTSADALRETMRRRRASGGPAEQTFATLIGLQLRPRRLRDASRLWASLTDARGLDGRDALWAHPDMLPTANDLDDPDGFVHHEQLDFSELDKMLGEAAKGTQTPADDQRDTGDRGDADGKGGSDSKDDTDQ; via the coding sequence GTGAGTGACACCCCATTCGGATTCGGCCTTCCGCCGGAGGAGCCGGAAGACGGCGACGAGGGCAAGAAGAAGGACCCCGCCGGAGGTGGGCAGGGTTCGGGCGGGCCTGCGAACCCGTTCGGCTTCGGGCCGGGCGCGGGCGGGGACAACCCGTTCGCGGCGATGTTCGGCACGATGAACCCGAACGACCTGGGAGCCGCCTTCCAGCAGCTCGGCCAGATGCTGAGCTACGAGGGCGGTCCCGTGAACTGGGACATGGCCAAGCAGATCGCCCGCCAGACGGTCGCCCAGGGCACCCCGGACGGCACGAAGGACGCGAGCGTCGGTCCTTCGGAGCGGGCCGCGGTCGACGAGGCGCTGCGGCTGGCCGACCTCTGGCTGGACGGCGTGACGTCGCTGCCGTCCGGTTCCGTCTCGACCGTGGCGTGGAGCCGTGCGGAGTGGGTCGAGGCGTCCCTCCCCGCCTGGCAGAAGCTGGTCGACCCGGTGGCTGAGCGCGTCGGCCTCGCCATGGGCGATGTGCTGCCCGAGGAGATGCAGGCGATGGCGGGCCCGCTGATCGGCATGATGCGGTCGATGGGCGGCGCGATGTTCGGCCAGCAGATCGGGCAGGCCGTGGGCGTGCTGGCGGGCGAGGTCGTCGGCTCGACCGATATCGGACTGCCGCTGGGCCCGGCCGGAAAGGCCGCGCTGCTCCCGCTGAACGTCGAGAGATTCGGCAAGGACCTGAGCGTGCCGCAGGACGAGGTGCGGCTGTATCTCGCCCTGCGTGAGGCCGCCCACCAGCGGCTCTTCGCCCATGTGCCGTGGCTGCGCTCGCACCTGTTCGGCGCGGTCGAGGGGTACGCGCGCGGCATCAAGGTCGACACCAGCAAGCTGGAGGACGTGGTCGGCCAGTTCGACCCGTCGCAGCCCGAGCAGCTGCAGGACGCCCTTCAGCAGGGCATGTTCCAGCCGGAGGACACGCCGGAGCAGAAGGCCGCGCTGGCCCGGCTGGAGACGGCGCTCGCGCTGGTCGAGGGCTGGGTCGACGCGGTGGTGCACGAGGCCGCGAAGGCCCGGCTGACGTCGGCCGACGCACTGCGCGAGACGATGCGCAGGCGGCGCGCCTCCGGTGGTCCGGCCGAGCAGACCTTCGCCACGCTGATCGGCCTCCAGCTGCGGCCTCGGCGGCTGCGGGACGCCTCGCGGCTGTGGGCGTCGCTCACGGACGCACGCGGTCTCGACGGTCGTGACGCGCTCTGGGCGCACCCGGACATGCTGCCGACCGCCAACGACCTGGACGACCCGGACGGGTTCGTGCACCACGAGCAGCTGGACTTCTCCGAGCTGGACAAGATGCTCGGCGAGGCCGCGAAGGGTACCCAGACGCCCGCGGACGACCAGCGCGACACCGGTGACCGGGGCGACGCGGACGGCAAGGGCGGCAGCGACAGCAAGGACGACACCGACCAGTGA
- a CDS encoding AIM24 family protein, producing the protein MNQQLAGFAPTPVTARMENHGRTMLKVAMATGQDLYARTGSMVSYEGFIQYEPNPPAVRQIASQWITGEGAPLMKCAGDGLLYLADYGADVVVINLNNDSLSVNGTNVLAFDGHLTWGVERVKGLAKFAGQGLWNVCIAGTGWVAITSRGTPIVVDCGRGDDETYVDPDALVAWSPNLKVKGKRSFKASSLIGRGSGEAYQMAFSGQGIVVVQPSEDSTDRLRIRN; encoded by the coding sequence ATGAACCAGCAACTCGCGGGCTTCGCCCCGACCCCCGTCACGGCCCGGATGGAGAACCACGGCCGCACGATGCTCAAGGTCGCCATGGCCACCGGCCAGGACCTCTATGCGCGTACCGGCTCGATGGTGTCGTACGAGGGCTTCATCCAGTACGAACCGAATCCGCCCGCCGTCCGTCAGATCGCCTCCCAGTGGATCACCGGCGAGGGCGCGCCCCTGATGAAGTGCGCCGGTGACGGGCTGCTCTACCTCGCCGACTACGGCGCCGATGTGGTCGTCATCAATCTCAACAACGACTCGCTCTCGGTCAACGGCACCAACGTCCTGGCCTTCGACGGCCACCTCACCTGGGGCGTCGAGCGGGTCAAGGGGCTGGCCAAGTTCGCCGGCCAGGGCCTGTGGAACGTCTGCATCGCCGGCACCGGCTGGGTCGCCATCACCTCGCGCGGCACGCCGATCGTCGTGGACTGCGGACGCGGCGACGACGAGACCTACGTCGACCCGGACGCCCTCGTGGCGTGGTCCCCGAACCTCAAGGTGAAGGGCAAGCGCAGCTTCAAGGCCTCGTCGCTCATCGGGCGCGGAAGCGGCGAGGCGTACCAGATGGCGTTCTCCGGCCAGGGCATCGTCGTCGTCCAGCCGAGCGAGGACAGTACGGACCGCCTGCGGATCCGGAACTGA
- a CDS encoding SDR family oxidoreductase, whose protein sequence is MSSPDPQVRAARNLADLSPESKPSKSRSKSRGPVVAVTGAATGVGELLTARLAASEEIKQVIAIDERRGEVSEAIWHILDVRDPAIAEKLRGADVVVHLALDLDLETDPAARTAYNVRGTQTVLTAAAAVGVHRVVLCTSAMVYGALPDNDIPLAEDAELRATAEATGVGDLLEIERLGRRAPRAHPGLNVTVVRPTVLVGGTDTALTRYFESPRLLVVAGSRPTWQFCHVDDLVTALEYAALEKIDGEFAVGCDGWLEQQEVEELSGVRRMELPSAVALGAAARLHRIGLTPSPAGDLAYTMHPWVVSVSRLHDAGWRPGWTNEEVLAALLEEVEGRHTVAGRRLGRKDATAAGAAGATVALLGTAALVRRARKARRRI, encoded by the coding sequence GTGAGTTCCCCAGATCCTCAGGTTCGCGCAGCGCGAAACCTGGCCGACCTTTCGCCCGAGAGCAAACCCTCGAAGAGCCGCTCCAAGAGCCGCGGCCCCGTCGTCGCGGTCACCGGTGCCGCGACCGGCGTCGGTGAGCTGCTCACCGCGCGCCTCGCGGCTTCCGAGGAGATCAAGCAGGTCATCGCCATCGACGAGCGCCGCGGCGAGGTCTCCGAGGCGATCTGGCACATCCTCGACGTACGGGATCCCGCCATCGCCGAGAAGCTGCGCGGCGCGGACGTCGTCGTCCACCTGGCACTCGATCTCGACCTGGAGACCGACCCCGCCGCCCGTACCGCGTACAACGTCCGCGGCACCCAGACCGTGCTGACGGCCGCCGCGGCCGTGGGGGTCCACCGGGTCGTGCTCTGCACCTCGGCGATGGTCTACGGGGCGCTTCCCGACAACGACATCCCGCTCGCCGAGGACGCCGAACTGCGTGCCACGGCGGAGGCCACCGGCGTCGGCGACCTCCTGGAGATCGAACGGCTCGGGCGTCGCGCACCCCGCGCCCATCCCGGCCTCAACGTGACCGTGGTCCGCCCCACTGTCCTGGTCGGCGGTACGGACACGGCGCTGACCCGCTACTTCGAGTCGCCGCGCCTCCTGGTCGTCGCCGGATCGCGCCCCACCTGGCAGTTCTGCCATGTCGACGACCTGGTCACGGCCCTGGAGTACGCCGCGCTGGAGAAGATCGACGGAGAGTTCGCGGTCGGCTGCGACGGCTGGCTGGAACAGCAGGAGGTCGAGGAGCTCAGTGGCGTCCGCCGGATGGAACTGCCCTCCGCGGTCGCCCTCGGCGCCGCCGCCCGGCTGCACCGGATCGGCCTCACCCCGTCCCCGGCGGGAGATCTCGCGTACACGATGCACCCCTGGGTGGTCAGCGTGAGCCGTCTGCACGACGCCGGCTGGCGTCCCGGGTGGACCAACGAGGAAGTGCTCGCCGCCCTCCTCGAAGAGGTCGAGGGCCGCCACACCGTCGCGGGGCGCAGGCTCGGCCGCAAGGACGCCACCGCGGCCGGCGCCGCCGGTGCGACCGTGGCGCTGCTCGGCACCGCCGCCCTGGTCCGCCGTGCCCGCAAGGCCCGCCGCCGCATCTGA